A part of Deltaproteobacteria bacterium genomic DNA contains:
- a CDS encoding ABC transporter permease: protein MIGFVARRLIAGAGVLWVVATLTFALLRFLPGGPFDKEKTLPPEILRNLERRYALDGTVAEQYFDYLGRVLKGDLGPSYKYPGRDVREILFDALPVSVELGLLALAIAIAGGIALGLAAGTRRGTALDRSVAWLSLVGVSAPSFVIGAGLILVVGLWLDWLPAGLWEGPRHAILPALTLAALPLAYVTQLTRAQVVAVMGQDFVRTARAKGVPESRLRRLHVLRNALLAVSTYFGPLLATLLTGSFVVEKIYAIPGMGRFFVTAVTNRDYPLVLGVTLVYAVLVVLANLAVDLLYAWLDPRIRVSGDDG, encoded by the coding sequence GTGATCGGCTTCGTCGCGCGCAGACTGATCGCGGGCGCAGGCGTGCTCTGGGTGGTCGCCACGCTCACGTTCGCGCTGCTTCGCTTCCTGCCGGGCGGCCCGTTCGACAAGGAGAAGACGCTTCCGCCGGAGATCCTGCGCAATCTCGAGCGCCGCTACGCGCTCGACGGCACGGTCGCGGAGCAGTACTTCGACTATCTGGGACGGGTCCTGAAGGGAGATCTCGGCCCGTCGTACAAGTACCCGGGCCGCGACGTGCGCGAGATCCTCTTCGACGCGCTGCCGGTTTCGGTCGAGCTCGGGCTGCTCGCGCTCGCGATCGCGATCGCGGGCGGAATCGCGCTCGGGCTCGCGGCGGGCACGCGCCGAGGCACGGCGCTCGACCGCTCGGTCGCGTGGCTCTCGCTGGTCGGTGTCTCGGCGCCGAGCTTCGTGATCGGAGCCGGACTGATTCTCGTCGTCGGGCTCTGGCTCGACTGGCTGCCGGCCGGCCTTTGGGAAGGGCCGCGACACGCGATCCTTCCCGCGCTCACGCTCGCGGCGCTGCCGCTCGCCTACGTCACGCAGCTCACCCGCGCTCAGGTCGTCGCCGTGATGGGCCAGGACTTCGTGCGCACGGCGCGCGCCAAGGGTGTTCCGGAGTCGCGACTGAGGCGCCTTCACGTGCTCCGCAACGCGCTGCTCGCGGTGTCGACGTACTTCGGCCCGCTGCTCGCGACCCTGCTCACCGGCTCGTTCGTGGTCGAGAAGATCTACGCGATCCCGGGAATGGGCCGCTTCTTCGTCACCGCCGTGACCAACCGCGACTACCCGCTCGTGCTCGGCGTGACCCTGGTCTACGCGGTGCTGGTGGTGCTCGCGAATCTCGCGGTGGACCTGCTCTACGCCTGGCTCGATCCGCGAATCCGCGTCTCCGGGGACGATGGATGA
- a CDS encoding tetratricopeptide repeat protein, which produces MTRATKAATLRAALGAALVLVATGCASLERFSERLRGGDDSGAGPSFRVAPVSPEAEAGAAFMRGRALELDGRLLEAAEAYEHAARLDPNSPELQRALAQVWVSAGEPERALGYAERALALEPDDHELRAGLATLHVRMRQYDRAVELLEPLFEKGGLDDEGSFTLFTLYLNLDRIDGARRVAEKLIATSPEDVRGHLALGAVQEREGRPELAEKTYRAGLVVDPEQPALFEALARLRSAQKDAKGELAVLKERLAVMPGDPGALMRIAQIQEDAGEREAATQTLETLVSEHPELAGPQFRLGLFYYEAGRYDDAIARFQAVARSGGEGGAPESYENEVRYFVGLVHVEAGRSDEALAELEQVPQSSPRFVDARTAMARIWERRKDWPRAQAELRRAIAASPDNLTLQVYLAGVTQRSGDLAGAVAIMETLIQANPDKPDLYYDLGVIHGEAGDRDRSLELMHEVLEIDPDNASALNYIGYTWAEQGERLDEAEQMIRRAIALKPGDGYITDSLGWLFYQRGLKQLAAGESDAARSSFNAARTQLEHALELLDKGDPVITWHLGDAYRSLARLEDALVTYERALALEPEADDAARIQREIETLRLELRGAKRE; this is translated from the coding sequence GTGACGCGAGCGACGAAGGCGGCAACCCTGCGCGCGGCACTCGGCGCGGCGCTCGTGCTCGTCGCTACCGGCTGCGCGAGCCTCGAGCGATTCTCCGAGCGGCTTCGTGGCGGGGACGACTCCGGAGCCGGCCCGTCCTTCCGCGTGGCTCCCGTCTCGCCCGAAGCCGAGGCCGGAGCCGCCTTCATGCGCGGCCGCGCGCTCGAGCTCGACGGCCGGCTGCTCGAAGCCGCCGAGGCGTACGAGCACGCCGCTCGGCTCGACCCGAACTCGCCCGAGCTGCAGCGTGCGCTCGCGCAGGTCTGGGTCTCCGCGGGCGAACCGGAGCGCGCGCTCGGCTACGCGGAGCGGGCGCTCGCGCTGGAGCCGGACGACCACGAGCTGCGCGCGGGGCTGGCGACGCTGCACGTGCGCATGCGCCAGTACGACCGCGCGGTCGAGCTGCTCGAGCCGCTCTTCGAGAAGGGCGGGCTCGATGACGAAGGCTCGTTCACGCTCTTCACGCTCTACCTGAATCTCGACCGCATCGACGGAGCCAGGCGCGTCGCCGAGAAGCTGATCGCGACCTCGCCCGAAGACGTCCGCGGTCATCTCGCGCTCGGCGCGGTGCAGGAGCGCGAGGGCCGACCGGAGCTCGCGGAGAAGACCTACCGCGCGGGTCTCGTGGTCGATCCGGAGCAGCCGGCGCTCTTCGAGGCGCTCGCCCGGCTGCGCAGCGCGCAGAAGGACGCGAAGGGCGAGCTCGCCGTGCTGAAGGAGCGGCTCGCGGTCATGCCCGGAGATCCGGGCGCGCTGATGCGCATCGCACAGATCCAGGAGGACGCCGGCGAACGCGAAGCCGCGACGCAAACCCTCGAGACGCTGGTATCGGAGCACCCGGAGCTCGCCGGTCCGCAGTTCCGCCTCGGGCTCTTCTACTACGAGGCCGGCCGCTACGACGACGCGATCGCGCGGTTCCAGGCCGTGGCTCGAAGCGGCGGCGAGGGCGGCGCCCCGGAGAGCTACGAGAACGAGGTGCGCTACTTCGTCGGGCTGGTGCACGTCGAGGCCGGGCGCAGCGACGAGGCGCTCGCCGAGCTCGAGCAGGTGCCGCAGAGCTCGCCGCGCTTCGTCGACGCCCGCACGGCGATGGCGCGAATCTGGGAGCGCCGCAAGGACTGGCCGCGCGCCCAGGCGGAGCTCAGGCGCGCGATCGCGGCGTCGCCGGACAATCTCACGCTGCAGGTGTATCTCGCAGGCGTGACCCAGCGCAGCGGCGACCTCGCCGGCGCGGTTGCCATCATGGAGACGCTGATTCAGGCGAATCCGGACAAGCCCGACCTGTACTACGACCTCGGTGTGATCCACGGCGAGGCCGGCGACCGCGACCGATCGCTCGAGCTGATGCACGAGGTGCTCGAGATCGACCCCGACAACGCCAGCGCGCTGAACTACATCGGCTACACCTGGGCGGAGCAGGGCGAGAGGCTCGACGAGGCCGAGCAGATGATCCGGCGCGCGATCGCGCTCAAGCCCGGGGATGGCTACATCACGGACAGCCTCGGCTGGCTCTTCTACCAGCGCGGGCTGAAGCAGCTCGCGGCCGGGGAGAGCGATGCGGCCCGAAGCTCCTTCAACGCCGCGCGCACGCAGCTCGAGCACGCGCTGGAGCTGCTCGACAAGGGCGACCCGGTGATCACCTGGCACCTCGGCGACGCCTACCGGTCGCTCGCGCGACTCGAAGACGCGCTGGTCACCTACGAGCGCGCGCTCGCGCTCGAGCCGGAGGCCGACGACGCGGCGCGGATCCAGCGCGAGATCGAGACCCTGCGACTCGAGCTCCGCGGCGCCAAGCGCGAGTGA
- a CDS encoding ABC transporter ATP-binding protein, whose amino-acid sequence MIKADALTKRYGGLTAIRGVSFEIAKSEVVGFLGPNGAGKTTTMRILTGYLPPSEGRAVVGGFDLAVEPNSAKRVTGYLPESPPLYPEMRVRDYVRYVATLHDVPRAERAEKVERALGSCGLDSVADRVIRTLSKGYRQRVGLAQAIVHEPAVLILDEPTSGLDPIQIVEIRELIRRLSAEEGRTVILSTHILAEVEAICQRVLLIAYGQLRVDARLDALREQGSLEQVFMREVEAAASRDARAAAEASAAAVAAIAEGQP is encoded by the coding sequence TTGATCAAGGCGGACGCACTGACCAAGCGCTACGGAGGACTCACCGCGATCCGCGGTGTCTCGTTCGAGATCGCCAAGTCCGAGGTCGTCGGGTTTCTGGGCCCCAACGGCGCTGGAAAGACGACCACGATGCGAATCCTGACCGGCTACCTGCCGCCGAGCGAGGGCCGAGCCGTCGTCGGCGGCTTCGACCTCGCGGTCGAGCCGAATTCCGCGAAGCGCGTGACGGGCTACCTGCCCGAATCGCCGCCGCTCTACCCGGAGATGCGAGTTCGCGACTACGTGCGCTACGTCGCCACGCTCCACGACGTGCCGCGCGCGGAGCGCGCGGAGAAGGTCGAGCGCGCGCTCGGATCCTGCGGTCTGGATTCGGTCGCGGATCGGGTGATCCGCACGCTCTCGAAGGGTTACCGTCAGCGCGTCGGACTGGCTCAGGCCATCGTGCACGAGCCGGCGGTGCTGATCCTGGACGAGCCGACCTCCGGCCTCGATCCGATCCAGATCGTGGAGATCCGTGAGCTGATCCGCCGGCTCTCCGCCGAGGAGGGGCGCACGGTGATCCTGTCGACGCACATCCTGGCGGAGGTCGAGGCGATCTGTCAGCGCGTGCTCCTGATCGCCTACGGCCAGCTTCGCGTGGACGCGCGGCTCGACGCGCTTCGCGAGCAGGGATCGCTCGAGCAGGTCTTCATGCGCGAGGTCGAAGCGGCCGCGAGCCGCGACGCCAGGGCGGCCGCGGAAGCCTCGGCCGCCGCCGTCGCCGCGATCGCGGAGGGGCAGCCGTGA
- a CDS encoding ABC transporter ATP-binding protein — MSEPVLALRGLRTSFETPRGKLPAVDRIDLELFAGETLGVVGESGCGKSVTALSILRLLPQPPASIEAGEIVFEGRDLLRLGDEEMRHIRGNRIAMIFQEPMTCLNPVFRIGDQIGEALTVHRTVSRTERDARVIELLELVGIPESRKRARDYPHQLSGGMRQRVMIAMALANDPAVLIADEPTTALDVTIQAQILELLERLKSRFAMAVLLITHDLGIVAESAERLAVLYAGRVVETGSVLEIFAAPRHPYTAGLLEALPSARTRPGERLHVIEGRVPDLVSRPAGCSFRERCTRATEVCAVRDPELGPGSSGHRVACHNPVSGAGART; from the coding sequence GTGAGCGAGCCCGTGCTCGCGCTGCGCGGCCTGCGCACCAGCTTCGAGACGCCGCGCGGGAAGCTTCCGGCGGTCGACCGGATCGACCTCGAGCTCTTCGCCGGCGAGACGCTCGGCGTCGTGGGCGAGTCCGGCTGCGGGAAGTCGGTCACGGCGCTCTCGATCCTGCGGCTGCTGCCCCAGCCGCCGGCTTCGATCGAGGCCGGAGAGATCGTCTTCGAGGGTCGCGACCTGCTCCGGCTTGGCGACGAGGAGATGCGCCACATCCGCGGCAACCGGATCGCGATGATCTTCCAGGAGCCGATGACCTGCCTGAATCCGGTGTTCCGGATCGGCGACCAGATCGGAGAGGCGCTCACCGTACACCGAACGGTTTCGCGCACCGAGCGCGACGCGCGCGTGATCGAGCTCCTCGAGCTCGTCGGCATTCCCGAGTCGCGAAAGCGCGCACGCGACTACCCGCATCAGCTCTCCGGCGGGATGCGCCAGCGCGTGATGATCGCGATGGCGCTGGCGAACGATCCGGCGGTGCTGATCGCGGACGAGCCGACCACCGCTCTCGACGTCACGATCCAGGCGCAGATCCTCGAGCTGCTGGAGCGGCTGAAGAGCCGCTTCGCGATGGCGGTCCTGCTGATCACGCACGATCTGGGCATCGTGGCCGAGAGCGCGGAACGGCTGGCGGTTCTGTACGCGGGAAGGGTGGTCGAGACCGGCTCGGTGCTGGAGATCTTCGCGGCGCCGCGGCACCCCTACACGGCCGGTCTGCTCGAGGCGCTGCCTTCGGCCCGCACCCGCCCGGGCGAGCGGCTGCACGTGATCGAGGGTCGCGTCCCCGATCTGGTCTCGCGCCCGGCGGGCTGCAGCTTCCGCGAGCGCTGCACGCGGGCGACCGAAGTCTGCGCGGTGCGCGATCCCGAGCTCGGGCCGGGCTCGTCCGGGCATCGGGTGGCATGTCACAATCCGGTGTCGGGCGCCGGGGCTCGGACGTGA
- a CDS encoding peptide ABC transporter substrate-binding protein, with protein sequence MPGGRSRAGRLAVFALLVAGPFGCGVGSEAPERGELRINLETEPPSLDWSLATDGVSIIAIGQLMRGLTRLDRELRAEPDLAESWSVSPDGRTYRFALRPGVVWSDGVPLRAQHFVDSWLRLLAPATAAEYAYFLFPLKNARAYNAGTIDDPAQVGVRALGDATLEVELEAPIVYFPALLNFMVTFPQRRDLIERYGEHWTEPPNLVSLGPFVLDEWRHEYRLVLRANERYWEGRPPLDRIVAYMIEEDSTALVLWEQGLIDLVKLPPLEIRRYENRPEYLRQPLLRGYYYGFDVRTPPFDDARVRRAFALAIDRADFPALLRGGEQPWPSWIPPAMPHANPAIGLGFEPERARSLLREAGVDPAALAPVRIVFNSDQTHKLVAERVQALWREHLGVRVELENREWKVFLKELSTAPPPVFRLGWGADFPDPDNFMNLFTSYSENNHTGWANPRYDELVERAARATDPAARQELYDRAQVILCERDVPIVPLFVTASNHAVARRVRGFVPSAMDLYFFDRVRAE encoded by the coding sequence ATGCCGGGGGGGCGCAGCAGGGCAGGGAGACTGGCCGTCTTCGCGCTGCTCGTCGCGGGCCCGTTCGGCTGCGGCGTCGGGAGCGAGGCGCCCGAGCGCGGCGAGCTGCGCATCAATCTCGAGACCGAGCCTCCCTCGCTCGACTGGAGCCTGGCCACGGACGGGGTCTCGATCATCGCGATCGGGCAGCTGATGCGCGGCCTCACGCGCCTGGATCGCGAGCTTCGCGCCGAGCCCGACCTGGCCGAGAGCTGGTCGGTCTCGCCCGACGGACGCACCTACCGCTTCGCGCTCCGCCCGGGCGTGGTCTGGAGCGACGGCGTTCCGCTTCGCGCGCAGCACTTCGTCGACAGCTGGCTGCGGCTGCTGGCGCCGGCGACCGCGGCCGAGTACGCGTACTTCCTGTTCCCGCTGAAGAACGCCCGCGCGTACAACGCGGGGACGATCGACGATCCGGCACAGGTGGGGGTGCGGGCGCTCGGCGATGCGACGCTCGAGGTCGAGCTCGAGGCGCCGATCGTCTACTTCCCCGCGCTGTTGAACTTCATGGTGACCTTTCCGCAGCGGCGCGACCTGATCGAGCGCTACGGCGAGCACTGGACCGAGCCGCCGAACCTGGTCTCGCTCGGGCCGTTCGTGCTCGACGAGTGGCGCCACGAGTACCGGCTCGTGCTGCGCGCGAACGAGCGCTACTGGGAGGGACGCCCGCCGCTCGATCGGATCGTCGCCTACATGATCGAGGAGGACAGCACGGCGCTGGTGCTCTGGGAGCAGGGCCTGATCGATCTGGTGAAGCTTCCGCCGCTCGAGATCCGCCGCTACGAGAATCGTCCGGAGTATCTGCGCCAGCCGCTGCTGCGCGGCTACTACTACGGCTTCGACGTGCGCACGCCGCCGTTCGACGACGCTCGCGTCCGACGCGCGTTCGCGCTCGCGATCGACCGCGCGGATTTCCCCGCGCTGCTGCGCGGCGGCGAGCAGCCCTGGCCGTCGTGGATCCCGCCGGCCATGCCGCACGCGAACCCGGCGATCGGCCTCGGCTTCGAGCCCGAGCGCGCCCGCAGTCTGCTTCGCGAGGCGGGCGTCGACCCCGCGGCGCTCGCGCCGGTTCGCATCGTCTTCAACAGCGACCAGACGCACAAGCTCGTCGCGGAGCGGGTCCAGGCGCTCTGGCGCGAGCACCTCGGCGTGCGCGTCGAGCTCGAGAACCGCGAGTGGAAGGTGTTCCTGAAAGAGCTCTCGACCGCCCCGCCGCCGGTCTTCCGGCTGGGCTGGGGCGCGGATTTCCCCGACCCCGACAACTTCATGAATCTGTTCACCTCGTACAGCGAGAACAACCACACCGGATGGGCGAATCCCCGCTACGACGAGCTGGTCGAGCGCGCTGCGCGCGCGACCGATCCTGCGGCTCGGCAGGAGCTCTACGACCGGGCGCAGGTGATCCTCTGCGAGCGGGACGTGCCGATCGTCCCGCTCTTCGTGACCGCGTCGAACCACGCGGTGGCGCGGCGCGTGCGCGGCTTCGTGCCCAGCGCCATGGACCTGTACTTCTTCGACCGGGTTCGGGCCGAGTGA
- a CDS encoding outer membrane lipoprotein LolB: MTPLGSALRASGALALLLLSACVSARGVPAFRTVVGEDAAIRARVERAIGEAEARRTLRAVGKLSVTGPRGSGDVRQVILVERPARLRLESLNVLGQAATLLVTDGERYAFYDGRSLDDGEVSSEVLRERLGLDFAPDEAAGALLATPRPVAWPALAIRAREAEREVSFADQSLRFSGDGELAGIESLDGSGAVRWTAQYEAWRDVPGGRYPFRVVLSFPETGLRAELALESVELNPRLETSLFRVEREATP; this comes from the coding sequence GTGACGCCGCTCGGATCCGCGCTTCGCGCCTCGGGGGCGCTCGCCCTCCTGCTGCTCTCGGCGTGCGTGTCCGCGCGGGGCGTGCCCGCGTTCCGGACCGTCGTCGGCGAGGACGCCGCCATCCGCGCGCGCGTGGAGCGCGCGATCGGCGAAGCCGAGGCGCGCCGCACGCTTCGCGCCGTGGGCAAGCTCAGCGTCACCGGACCGCGCGGGTCGGGCGACGTGAGGCAGGTGATCCTGGTGGAGCGGCCGGCGCGGCTCCGGCTCGAGAGCCTGAACGTGCTCGGCCAGGCGGCGACGCTTCTGGTCACCGACGGCGAGCGCTACGCGTTCTACGACGGCCGGTCGCTCGACGACGGCGAGGTCTCGTCCGAGGTGCTGCGCGAGCGGCTCGGGCTCGACTTCGCGCCCGACGAGGCTGCCGGGGCGTTGCTCGCCACGCCCAGGCCCGTAGCCTGGCCCGCGCTGGCGATCCGCGCGCGGGAAGCCGAGCGCGAGGTCTCGTTCGCCGACCAGAGCCTGCGCTTCTCGGGCGACGGGGAGCTCGCGGGGATCGAATCGCTCGATGGCTCGGGGGCGGTGCGCTGGACCGCGCAGTACGAGGCGTGGCGGGACGTGCCGGGCGGCCGCTATCCGTTCCGCGTGGTGCTGTCGTTTCCGGAGACCGGACTTCGCGCCGAGCTCGCGCTCGAGTCGGTCGAGCTGAATCCGCGCCTCGAGACGAGCCTGTTCCGGGTCGAGCGCGAGGCGACCCCGTGA
- a CDS encoding ABC transporter permease produces MSGARMTGLLGALLIAALVALSLAGDRVAGVRFDAQDAEHALEPPSRAHWLGTDALGRDLLARVSEGARVSLLVAIGATTLALLIGLGYGLLAGWVGGRVDGWLMRIVDVVYALPDVLVIVLLIEVLQGTLAAVPDIARRVAALVVALGFVGWVGIARLVRALVLQAREELWVEAARALGLRDRRILLRHVLPNVAGPILVAAAFQIPAAILAESTLSFIGLGIQPPFSSWGTLASDGFEAMRSYPHLILFPCLAILLALVGFHLLGEAMRAALDPRSRS; encoded by the coding sequence ATGAGCGGCGCGCGAATGACGGGTCTTCTCGGCGCGCTGCTGATCGCCGCGCTCGTCGCGCTCTCGCTCGCCGGCGATCGGGTCGCGGGCGTCCGCTTCGACGCGCAGGATGCGGAGCATGCGCTCGAGCCGCCATCGCGCGCGCACTGGCTGGGCACCGATGCGCTCGGCCGCGATCTGCTCGCCCGCGTGAGTGAGGGCGCGCGCGTCTCGCTCCTGGTCGCGATCGGAGCGACGACGCTCGCGCTGCTGATCGGCCTCGGCTACGGCCTGCTCGCCGGCTGGGTCGGGGGGCGCGTCGACGGGTGGCTCATGCGAATCGTCGACGTCGTGTACGCGCTCCCCGACGTGCTCGTGATCGTGCTCCTGATCGAGGTGCTGCAGGGAACGCTCGCGGCGGTTCCCGACATCGCGCGTCGGGTCGCGGCGCTGGTCGTGGCGCTCGGCTTCGTGGGCTGGGTCGGGATCGCCCGGCTGGTGCGCGCGCTGGTTCTGCAGGCTCGCGAGGAGCTCTGGGTAGAGGCCGCGCGCGCGCTCGGGCTGAGAGACCGCAGGATCCTGCTGCGCCACGTGCTGCCCAACGTCGCGGGTCCGATCCTGGTCGCGGCCGCGTTCCAGATCCCGGCGGCGATCCTGGCGGAATCGACGCTCTCGTTCATCGGGCTCGGCATCCAGCCGCCGTTCTCGAGCTGGGGGACGCTGGCGAGCGACGGATTCGAAGCAATGCGCTCCTACCCGCATCTGATTCTGTTTCCCTGTCTCGCGATCCTGCTCGCGCTCGTCGGCTTTCATCTTCTCGGCGAGGCGATGCGCGCGGCGCTCGACCCGCGCAGCCGCAGTTAG
- a CDS encoding dipeptide ABC transporter ATP-binding protein — translation MTQPLLRIRGLRKSFPVGGGSFGRRARLTAVDDVDLDVEAGETVGLVGESGCGKSTLARLALRLIEPDSGEIRFEDCDLRALGRSELRGMRRRMQIVFQDPFASLNPRMTVGEAIAEGLRVHGLARGAERERRVSELLEIVGLAPEHSARYPHEFSGGQRQRIGIARALALEPRLVVADEPVSSLDVSIQAQILNLLLDLQRRFGLAYLFISHDLRVVRHLSRRVAVMYLGRIVEYGPADSLYGRPQHPYTEALLSAVPTPDPTRVQRRIVLSGDVPSPIAPPSGCAFHPRCPKAILRCAAERPELREVADRHVTACHLAPF, via the coding sequence GTGACGCAGCCGCTGCTGCGGATCCGCGGGCTGCGCAAGAGCTTCCCGGTCGGGGGCGGAAGCTTCGGACGCCGCGCCCGCCTGACGGCCGTCGACGACGTCGATCTCGACGTGGAGGCCGGCGAGACCGTCGGGCTGGTCGGCGAATCGGGCTGCGGCAAGTCGACGCTCGCGCGCCTCGCGCTGCGCCTGATCGAGCCCGACTCGGGCGAGATCCGCTTCGAGGACTGCGATCTGCGCGCGCTGGGTCGCAGCGAGCTGCGCGGCATGCGCCGGCGCATGCAGATTGTCTTCCAGGATCCGTTCGCATCGCTGAACCCGCGCATGACGGTGGGCGAGGCGATCGCGGAGGGCCTTCGCGTGCACGGGCTCGCGCGCGGCGCAGAGCGCGAGCGCCGGGTCTCCGAGCTGCTCGAGATCGTCGGCCTCGCGCCCGAGCACTCCGCACGCTACCCGCACGAGTTCAGCGGCGGCCAGCGGCAGCGGATCGGGATCGCGCGCGCGCTGGCGCTCGAGCCGCGTCTGGTCGTGGCCGACGAGCCGGTCTCGTCGCTCGACGTCTCGATCCAGGCGCAGATCCTGAATCTGCTCCTCGATCTGCAGCGGCGCTTCGGGCTGGCGTACCTGTTCATTTCGCACGACCTGCGCGTCGTGCGCCATCTGTCCCGGCGGGTCGCGGTGATGTACCTGGGCCGGATCGTCGAGTACGGCCCAGCCGATTCGCTCTACGGTCGGCCACAGCACCCCTACACCGAGGCGCTGCTCTCGGCCGTGCCGACGCCCGATCCGACCCGGGTGCAGCGACGGATCGTGCTGTCGGGCGACGTGCCGAGCCCGATCGCGCCCCCTTCGGGCTGCGCGTTCCACCCTCGCTGTCCGAAGGCGATCCTGCGCTGCGCCGCGGAGCGGCCGGAGCTCCGCGAGGTGGCGGACCGGCACGTCACGGCCTGTCACCTGGCACCGTTCTGA
- a CDS encoding glycosyltransferase family 4 protein → MRAAITIESFRPGPGGVEGVAWQLARELGRRGADITVLCRVASREAPPGVRVLPLGGPAFWQPLRVLEFSRRAARASSGGRFELVQAFSRTLHQDVYRAGGGSHAAYLESVHGSAGLRARLSPRHRTLLAIEARIFRDPRQTILCNSRLVAADLERRHAVPAERLAVIYNGVDLERFHPRERESLGARLRAELRVDGALALFVGSGFARKGLDRAIAGLAASGVKAELLVAGAGDPGPFQRQAEALGVGSRLRFLGVRGDVEALYAAADLLVLPTRYDPFANACLEAMAAGLAVATTPSNGAAELLVDGANGFVCDGDFSRAFRALDDPRRLRELGDAARTTAERFGWGAHADAVLALWQRLRARA, encoded by the coding sequence ATGCGCGCCGCGATCACGATCGAGAGCTTCCGGCCCGGCCCGGGTGGCGTCGAAGGCGTCGCCTGGCAGCTCGCGCGCGAGCTCGGCCGCCGCGGCGCGGACATCACCGTGCTGTGTCGCGTCGCGTCCCGGGAGGCGCCGCCCGGCGTTCGAGTGCTACCGCTCGGCGGCCCGGCGTTCTGGCAGCCGCTTCGCGTGCTCGAGTTCTCGCGCCGCGCCGCGCGCGCGAGCAGCGGCGGCCGCTTCGAGCTGGTGCAGGCCTTCTCGCGCACGCTGCACCAGGACGTGTACCGCGCTGGCGGAGGCAGTCACGCCGCGTACCTGGAGAGCGTCCACGGCAGCGCCGGTCTGCGCGCGAGGCTCTCGCCGCGGCACCGGACGCTGCTCGCGATCGAAGCGAGGATCTTCCGGGATCCGCGCCAGACGATCCTGTGCAACTCGCGGCTCGTCGCGGCGGATCTGGAGCGGCGCCACGCCGTGCCCGCGGAGCGTCTGGCGGTGATCTACAACGGCGTGGATCTCGAGCGCTTCCACCCGCGCGAGCGCGAATCGCTCGGAGCGCGCCTCCGCGCCGAGCTGCGCGTCGACGGCGCGCTCGCACTCTTCGTCGGCAGCGGCTTCGCGCGCAAGGGCTTGGACCGCGCGATCGCGGGCCTGGCCGCTTCGGGCGTGAAGGCGGAGCTCCTGGTCGCGGGTGCCGGGGATCCGGGCCCGTTCCAGCGCCAGGCCGAGGCGCTAGGCGTCGGCTCGCGGCTTCGCTTTCTGGGCGTGCGCGGCGACGTCGAGGCGCTCTACGCGGCCGCGGATCTGCTGGTCCTGCCGACGCGCTACGACCCGTTCGCGAACGCGTGTCTCGAGGCGATGGCCGCGGGCCTGGCGGTCGCGACCACGCCGAGCAACGGCGCCGCGGAGCTGCTCGTGGACGGCGCGAACGGCTTCGTCTGCGACGGGGACTTTTCACGTGCGTTTCGCGCGCTCGACGATCCCCGCCGGCTGCGCGAGCTGGGCGACGCGGCCCGAACCACCGCCGAGCGCTTCGGCTGGGGCGCGCACGCCGACGCCGTGCTGGCGCTGTGGCAGAGGCTTCGCGCGCGCGCATGA
- the cysC gene encoding adenylyl-sulfate kinase: protein MTSQPPKSQNVTWSESHVSKAEREALLGHRAVTLWFTGLSGSGKSTLARALEQALIRRRVLAYVIDGDNVRHGLNANLGFSPEDRSENIRRVGEVAKLLNDAGAIVLTAFISPYRRDRDRVRELLPAGQFLEIFVDCPLEVCERRDVKGLYRKARAGEIPEFTGVSAPYEPPLDAELRLDTAELALDACVERLAALLEQLGVIPARG, encoded by the coding sequence GTGACGAGCCAACCACCGAAGAGCCAGAACGTCACCTGGAGCGAGAGCCACGTCTCGAAGGCGGAGCGCGAGGCGCTGCTCGGACACCGCGCGGTGACGCTCTGGTTCACCGGGCTCTCCGGCTCTGGCAAGTCGACGCTCGCGCGCGCGCTGGAGCAGGCGCTGATCCGCCGCCGCGTGCTCGCCTACGTGATCGACGGCGACAACGTCCGGCACGGCCTGAACGCGAATCTCGGCTTCTCGCCCGAGGATCGCAGCGAGAACATCCGCCGCGTCGGGGAAGTCGCGAAGCTCCTGAACGACGCCGGGGCGATCGTGCTCACGGCGTTCATCTCGCCCTACCGGCGCGATCGCGATCGCGTGCGAGAGCTGCTGCCCGCGGGGCAGTTCCTCGAGATCTTCGTCGACTGTCCGCTGGAGGTCTGCGAGCGCCGGGACGTGAAGGGGCTGTACCGGAAGGCGCGCGCGGGCGAGATCCCGGAGTTCACGGGCGTGTCGGCTCCGTACGAGCCGCCGCTCGATGCCGAGCTCCGGCTCGACACCGCCGAGCTCGCGCTCGATGCGTGCGTCGAGCGGCTGGCCGCGCTCCTCGAGCAGCTCGGGGTGATCCCCGCACGCGGCTGA